A single region of the Streptomyces sp. NBC_01381 genome encodes:
- a CDS encoding aldehyde dehydrogenase family protein, whose protein sequence is MAFVAEIQVQDKHFIGGEWVEPTGSGTIEVVDPTAEEVIAHIPDGTTEDVDRAVTAARRAFDSWSTVPVEERARCLQAIADELAARADEIAALICHEVGMPLAQARAIQAGLPTLDFGSMPGLLRDYRFEETLGNSLVVREPIGVVGAITPWNYPLHQIAGKVAPALAAGCTVVLKPSEVAPLTAYLLAEVIEQVGLPAGVFNVVTGTGPVVGEAIAGHPGVDMVSFTGSTAAGRRVSEVASRTVKRVSLELGGKSANIILDDADLRTAVAHGVGKCFVNSGQTCIALTRMLVPRARLAEAEQIAAATAAAYTVGDPFDERTTLGPVVSQAQLDCVRRYIETGIAEGAKLVAGGPDQLPFERGYFVRPTVFSEVTPDMTIAREEIFGPVLAIIPCDDEDEAVRIANDSMYGLSGGVWSADPDRAQRLARRLRTGQVDINGAAFNPLAPFGGYKQSGNGRELGRYGLEEFLETKAIQR, encoded by the coding sequence ATGGCGTTCGTCGCGGAAATCCAGGTCCAGGACAAGCACTTCATCGGGGGCGAGTGGGTCGAGCCGACCGGCTCGGGAACGATCGAGGTGGTCGACCCGACCGCCGAGGAGGTCATCGCCCACATCCCCGACGGCACCACCGAGGATGTGGACCGGGCGGTGACCGCGGCTCGACGGGCCTTCGATTCCTGGAGCACCGTTCCCGTCGAGGAGCGGGCCCGCTGTCTGCAGGCGATCGCCGACGAACTGGCCGCCCGCGCCGACGAGATCGCGGCGCTGATCTGCCACGAGGTCGGCATGCCCCTGGCACAGGCCCGGGCGATACAAGCCGGGCTGCCCACACTGGATTTCGGCTCGATGCCGGGCCTGCTGCGCGACTACCGGTTCGAGGAAACTCTCGGCAACTCGCTGGTCGTCCGCGAGCCGATCGGCGTGGTGGGCGCGATCACCCCCTGGAACTATCCGCTGCACCAGATCGCCGGCAAGGTGGCGCCCGCGCTGGCCGCCGGCTGCACGGTGGTGCTCAAGCCGAGCGAGGTCGCCCCGCTGACCGCCTATCTGCTCGCCGAGGTCATCGAGCAAGTCGGTCTTCCTGCCGGGGTGTTCAACGTGGTGACCGGCACCGGCCCGGTCGTCGGCGAGGCGATCGCCGGGCACCCCGGCGTGGACATGGTGTCGTTCACCGGTTCCACCGCCGCCGGGCGGCGAGTGAGCGAGGTCGCCTCACGGACGGTCAAGCGGGTGTCCCTGGAACTCGGCGGGAAGTCGGCGAACATCATCCTCGACGACGCCGACCTGCGGACCGCCGTGGCGCACGGCGTGGGCAAGTGCTTCGTCAACTCCGGCCAGACCTGCATCGCCCTGACCCGGATGCTCGTACCCCGGGCCAGGCTCGCCGAGGCGGAGCAGATCGCGGCGGCAACCGCCGCCGCGTACACCGTCGGTGACCCCTTCGACGAAAGAACCACCCTCGGCCCGGTCGTCTCTCAGGCCCAACTGGACTGCGTACGCCGCTACATCGAGACCGGCATCGCCGAGGGGGCGAAGCTGGTGGCCGGGGGCCCGGACCAACTGCCCTTTGAACGAGGGTACTTCGTCCGACCGACCGTGTTTTCCGAGGTCACGCCCGACATGACCATCGCCCGGGAGGAGATCTTCGGCCCGGTCCTTGCGATCATCCCCTGTGACGACGAGGACGAGGCCGTCCGGATCGCCAACGACTCGATGTACGGCCTGTCGGGCGGCGTGTGGTCGGCCGACCCGGACCGGGCGCAGCGGCTGGCCCGCCGCCTCCGTACGGGCCAGGTCGACATCAACGGGGCGGCCTTCAACCCGCTGGCTCCGTTCGGTGGTTACAAGCAGTCCGGCAATGGACGCGAGCTGGGCAGATACGGCCTCGAAGAGTTCCTCGAGACCAAGGCGATCCAGCGCTGA